GCTGGCTGCCTGCTGTAGCCGATTACTTGTTGGCATTTTCGATTATTTTGTTAATCTTGCTCAATTTAGGGTATTTTGTTTGTACAGAAGCTTATATGGGCGGACAAACATGGGGCAAAAGATGGCTTGGGCTGCGCGTGCTTCAAAACAACGGCCAATCCGCTACGTTGTTATCCATCCTTATTCGCAATCTATTTCGACTGCTCGATATGATGCCGACGTTTTATTTTCTAGGCGCCGTCAGCATTCTGTTTAGCGCCAAAGATAAGCGCATCGGGGATATGGTCGCTGGGACAATCGTGGTTGTCGAAGCGCGATTCGAACGGATGAAACGCCGCAAACAGTTGGAGAAAGCAATCTCCAAAAAGAATTATCCGCTCCTTGCACTGGATATGGAAGAAGCCCAAAGGGCAGAGATTACAGATCAGGATTGGCAGCTCTTGCAGGCCTGGGTAGAGCGAATACCTACGATGGCAAACGATCGTTTAGCTGAGTTAGCGAGCCCGATTGCGCAGCATTTTGCCAAGAAACTAGCGCTGAATCACTGGAGTACGCAGGATCCTGTTCTATTTTTAATTAATATCTATGAAGCTCTTAGGGCTGATTGGGAAGTATGAGGAAGACGAGAGGAGGAGCATGATGGGATACACAGCTATTGTTGCCGGAGGCACGGGACTTGTTGGCAGTGAATTGATTCAGTTATTGCTGCAAGATCGCGCCTATGAAAGAGTGATTGCATTGGTCCGCACAAACATACAGACGCAGTACCTGCAGGGCAGTGAGAAACTGGTTCAGATTGTAACAGATTTCAATCACTTGGACGCGGATGTTCCTGCTTCTGATATTGAGCACGCGCATGTGTTCTGTACACTGGGCACGACGATCAAGAAAGCGGGCTCGCAAGAGCAGTTTCGCAAAGTGGATCTGACCTATCCGTTGAATCTTGCAGAGTTGGCAAGTGTTCACAATGCGGATGTGTTTGCGATCGTGACAGCTATGGGCGCGAACAGCAAGTCCACGATCTTTTACAATCGGGTGAAGGGTGAGGTCGAGGAGAAACTAAGAGAGCTAAATCTCCCAGCGTTATACATGCTTCGTCCTTCTCTGATACTGGGTGATCGCAAGGAAGTTCGCGCGGGAGAGAAGATTGGCAGCTTGGTATCGCGGGCGGTAGCGCCGCTCATGATCGGCGGACTTCGGACGTATCGGCCTATCCAGGCGAAGGTTATTGCCGCAGGATTAATCGCA
Above is a genomic segment from Paenibacillus sp. HWE-109 containing:
- a CDS encoding RDD family protein: MNESLDKKVTIITPEQVQLQFHTAGIGSRSLAHILDALILLVVNSLLFVFALLVSRLYSGSWLPAVADYLLAFSIILLILLNLGYFVCTEAYMGGQTWGKRWLGLRVLQNNGQSATLLSILIRNLFRLLDMMPTFYFLGAVSILFSAKDKRIGDMVAGTIVVVEARFERMKRRKQLEKAISKKNYPLLALDMEEAQRAEITDQDWQLLQAWVERIPTMANDRLAELASPIAQHFAKKLALNHWSTQDPVLFLINIYEALRADWEV
- a CDS encoding NAD(P)H-binding protein; translation: MMGYTAIVAGGTGLVGSELIQLLLQDRAYERVIALVRTNIQTQYLQGSEKLVQIVTDFNHLDADVPASDIEHAHVFCTLGTTIKKAGSQEQFRKVDLTYPLNLAELASVHNADVFAIVTAMGANSKSTIFYNRVKGEVEEKLRELNLPALYMLRPSLILGDRKEVRAGEKIGSLVSRAVAPLMIGGLRTYRPIQAKVIAAGLIASAKSGRAGAHVVLSSQIAELGDILN